A genomic window from Castor canadensis chromosome 18, mCasCan1.hap1v2, whole genome shotgun sequence includes:
- the Ufd1 gene encoding ubiquitin recognition factor in ER-associated degradation protein 1 isoform X1: MFSFNMFDHPVPRVFQNRFSTQYRCFSVSMLAGPNDRSDVEKGGKIIMPPSALDQLSRLNITYPMLFKLTNKNSDRMTHCGVLEFVADEGICYLPHWMMQNLLLEEGGLVQVESVNLQVATYSKFQPQSPDFLDITNPKAVLENALRNFACLTTGDVIAINYNEKIYELRVMETKPDKAVSIIECDMNVDFDAPLGYKEPERQVQHEESTEGEADHSGYAGELGFRAFSGSGNRLDGKKKGVEPSPSPIKPGDIKRGIPNYEFKLGKITFIRNSRPQVKKVEEDEAGGRFVAFSGEGQSLRKKGRKP; the protein is encoded by the exons TTCTCCTTCAACATGTTTGACCACCCAGTCCCCCGGGTCTTCCAGAACCGGTTCTCCACGCAGTACCGCTGCTTCTCTGTGTCCATGCTCGCAGGGCCTAATGACAGGTCAGATgtggagaaaggagggaaga TAATTATGCCGCCCTCAGCCCTTGATCAACTCA GCCGACTTAACATTACCTATCCCATGCTGTTCAAGCTGACCAATAAGAATTCGGACCGCATGACGCACTGTGGTGTGCTGGAGTTTGTGGCTGATGAAGGCATCTGCTACCTCCCCCACTGG aTGATGCAGAATTTGCTGTTGGAAGAAGGGGGCCTGGTTCAGGTGGAGAGCGTCAACCTTCAAGTGGCTACATATTCCAAATTCCAGCCTCAGAGCCCAGATTTCCTGGATATCACCAACCCCAAAGCAGT ACTGGAAAACGCATTGAGAAACTTTGCCTGTCTGACCACTGGGGATGTGATCGCCATCAACTACAATGAGAAG ATCTACGAACTTCGGGTGATGGAGACCAAACCCGACAAGGCTGTGTCCATCATCGAGTGTGACATGAAT GTGGACTTTGATGCTCCCCTGGGCTACAAAGAACCTGAAAGACAAGTCCAGCATGAAGAGTCAACG GAGGGCGAAGCTGACCACAGTGGCTATGCTGGAGAGCTGGGTTTCCGC GCCTTCTCTGGCTCCGGGAATAGACtggatggaaagaagaaaggggtaGAGCCCAGTCCCTCCCCAATCAAGCCTGGAGATATTAAAAG AGGAATTCCCAATTATGAATTTAAACTTGGTAAGATCACTTTCATCAGAAATTCACGTCCACAGGTCAAAAAGGTTGAAGAG GATGAAGCTGGAGGCAGATTCGTTGCGTTCTCTGGAGAAGGACAGTCATTACGTAAGAAGGGAAGAAAGCCATAA
- the Ufd1 gene encoding ubiquitin recognition factor in ER-associated degradation protein 1 isoform X2: MPPSALDQLSRLNITYPMLFKLTNKNSDRMTHCGVLEFVADEGICYLPHWMMQNLLLEEGGLVQVESVNLQVATYSKFQPQSPDFLDITNPKAVLENALRNFACLTTGDVIAINYNEKIYELRVMETKPDKAVSIIECDMNVDFDAPLGYKEPERQVQHEESTEGEADHSGYAGELGFRAFSGSGNRLDGKKKGVEPSPSPIKPGDIKRGIPNYEFKLGKITFIRNSRPQVKKVEEDEAGGRFVAFSGEGQSLRKKGRKP; the protein is encoded by the exons ATGCCGCCCTCAGCCCTTGATCAACTCA GCCGACTTAACATTACCTATCCCATGCTGTTCAAGCTGACCAATAAGAATTCGGACCGCATGACGCACTGTGGTGTGCTGGAGTTTGTGGCTGATGAAGGCATCTGCTACCTCCCCCACTGG aTGATGCAGAATTTGCTGTTGGAAGAAGGGGGCCTGGTTCAGGTGGAGAGCGTCAACCTTCAAGTGGCTACATATTCCAAATTCCAGCCTCAGAGCCCAGATTTCCTGGATATCACCAACCCCAAAGCAGT ACTGGAAAACGCATTGAGAAACTTTGCCTGTCTGACCACTGGGGATGTGATCGCCATCAACTACAATGAGAAG ATCTACGAACTTCGGGTGATGGAGACCAAACCCGACAAGGCTGTGTCCATCATCGAGTGTGACATGAAT GTGGACTTTGATGCTCCCCTGGGCTACAAAGAACCTGAAAGACAAGTCCAGCATGAAGAGTCAACG GAGGGCGAAGCTGACCACAGTGGCTATGCTGGAGAGCTGGGTTTCCGC GCCTTCTCTGGCTCCGGGAATAGACtggatggaaagaagaaaggggtaGAGCCCAGTCCCTCCCCAATCAAGCCTGGAGATATTAAAAG AGGAATTCCCAATTATGAATTTAAACTTGGTAAGATCACTTTCATCAGAAATTCACGTCCACAGGTCAAAAAGGTTGAAGAG GATGAAGCTGGAGGCAGATTCGTTGCGTTCTCTGGAGAAGGACAGTCATTACGTAAGAAGGGAAGAAAGCCATAA
- the Ufd1 gene encoding ubiquitin recognition factor in ER-associated degradation protein 1 isoform X3 — protein sequence MENFEGRLNITYPMLFKLTNKNSDRMTHCGVLEFVADEGICYLPHWMMQNLLLEEGGLVQVESVNLQVATYSKFQPQSPDFLDITNPKAVLENALRNFACLTTGDVIAINYNEKIYELRVMETKPDKAVSIIECDMNVDFDAPLGYKEPERQVQHEESTEGEADHSGYAGELGFRAFSGSGNRLDGKKKGVEPSPSPIKPGDIKRGIPNYEFKLGKITFIRNSRPQVKKVEEDEAGGRFVAFSGEGQSLRKKGRKP from the exons ATGGAAAACTTTGAAG GCCGACTTAACATTACCTATCCCATGCTGTTCAAGCTGACCAATAAGAATTCGGACCGCATGACGCACTGTGGTGTGCTGGAGTTTGTGGCTGATGAAGGCATCTGCTACCTCCCCCACTGG aTGATGCAGAATTTGCTGTTGGAAGAAGGGGGCCTGGTTCAGGTGGAGAGCGTCAACCTTCAAGTGGCTACATATTCCAAATTCCAGCCTCAGAGCCCAGATTTCCTGGATATCACCAACCCCAAAGCAGT ACTGGAAAACGCATTGAGAAACTTTGCCTGTCTGACCACTGGGGATGTGATCGCCATCAACTACAATGAGAAG ATCTACGAACTTCGGGTGATGGAGACCAAACCCGACAAGGCTGTGTCCATCATCGAGTGTGACATGAAT GTGGACTTTGATGCTCCCCTGGGCTACAAAGAACCTGAAAGACAAGTCCAGCATGAAGAGTCAACG GAGGGCGAAGCTGACCACAGTGGCTATGCTGGAGAGCTGGGTTTCCGC GCCTTCTCTGGCTCCGGGAATAGACtggatggaaagaagaaaggggtaGAGCCCAGTCCCTCCCCAATCAAGCCTGGAGATATTAAAAG AGGAATTCCCAATTATGAATTTAAACTTGGTAAGATCACTTTCATCAGAAATTCACGTCCACAGGTCAAAAAGGTTGAAGAG GATGAAGCTGGAGGCAGATTCGTTGCGTTCTCTGGAGAAGGACAGTCATTACGTAAGAAGGGAAGAAAGCCATAA
- the C18H22orf39 gene encoding synaptic plasticity regulator PANTS — MADAGSWRPPRACETYRAEWKLCSSARHFLHHYYVYGERPACEQWLRDLASCRDWEERRSAQAQQSLCESERARIQAALKHPLVWTLRQKPPEDWHHPLPQEEKDE; from the exons ATGGCAGACGCCGGAAGCTGGCGG CCGCCGCGGGCCTGCGAGACCTACCGCGCGGAGTGGAAGCTCTGCAGCAGCGCCAGGCACTTCCTGCATCACTACTACGTCTACGGCGAGCGGCCGGCCTGCGAGCAGTGGCTGCGCGACCTGGCGAGCTGTCGCGACTGGGAAGAGCGCCGGAGCGCCCAGGCTCAG CAATCCCTCTGTGAGAGCGAGCGGGCACGCATCCAGGCTGCACTGAAGCACCCTCTGGTGTGGACCCTGAGGCAGAAGCCCCCCGAAGACTGGCACCACCCTCTACCACAGGAGGAGAAGGATGAGTGA